A single window of Salvia splendens isolate huo1 chromosome 6, SspV2, whole genome shotgun sequence DNA harbors:
- the LOC121809903 gene encoding uncharacterized protein LOC121809903, producing MVSSGFFLICMLHSLVALSCGAMMMFYRDEVFVFSHGKDHASKILGSTPHDQLLIRTSDSFSGLLLFAVGMLLFMVAFVKEKEFHGFFARGCVVLHVAMAIWRIYFERKVEDLGHDWLRLVFGDIILGLSWVFFLVYSWREKYD from the coding sequence ATGGTGTCATCTGGGTTTTTCCTAATCTGTATGCTCCATTCTTTGGTGGCCTTGTCATGTGGAGCCATGATGATGTTCTATAGGGATGAGGTGTTTGTGTTTAGCCATGGTAAGGACCATGCTAGTAAGATTTTGGGCTCAACACCTCATGATCAGCTCTTGATTCGGACCTCTGATTCGTTTTCGGGCTTGCTTTTGTTCGCTGTTGGGATGTTGCTGTTCATGGTGGCATTTGTTAAGGAGAAGGAGTTCCATGGCTTCTTTGCTAGGGGCTGTGTGGTTCTCCATGTTGCTATGGCCATTTGGAGGATTTACTTTGAGAGGAAGGTGGAGGATCTCGGGCATGACTGGCTGAGGCTGGTTTTTGGGGACATTATTCTAGGGCTTTCATGGGTTTTCTTTCTTGTGTATTCGTGGAGGGAGAAATATGATTGA
- the LOC121806974 gene encoding probable hexosyltransferase MUCI70, with protein MTGGSLGLRQSGSCGSLQLQAQNGGFQLQDLYLPRRSSKTCLAGYREKEKFLPATIRYLSRKKVAMLIFSVLTVLAFLTGFFTINKEDDFESFGLPFDARYLKNSYVAPWLLPGKGAFTYNSYSMTHKVFVCNDNTSWGSLYNASVMSDSSSSVTDFTNPCKDFAFPPPPPGDTRRIGPRPCPVCYVPVEQAIGRMPKFPSPSPVLHHITYFSEENSLKTKPNGGSEFGGYPSLKQRNESFEIKESMTVHCGFVKGCRPGYKTAFDIDVADLELLEQFHEVIVASAIFGNYDVIQQPRNIGEIAKRNVPFFMFVDEETETYLKNVSTLGSDKMVGLWRVIVVHNLPYTDSRRNGKVPKLLLHRLLPKTRYSVWIDGKLQLVVDPYQVLERFLWRQNATFAISRHYRRFDVFEEAEANKAGMKYDNTSIDRQIEFYKREGLTPYTTAKLPITSDVPEGCVIIREHIPITNLLSCLWFNEVDRFTSRDQLSFSTVRDKVAAKVNWSVDMFLDCERRNFVIQAYHRDILEQRAHLALSRPRAPKTRPRPLPHPPPTMSHEKGLPIKGVVRRGKDKRPSTRRRRRNPKTIGNFL; from the exons ATGACTGGAGGGTCATTGGGATTAAGACAGTCAGGAAGTTGTGGATCCTTGCAGCTACAGGCACAGAATGGAGGGTTCCAGCTGCAGGATTTGTATCTACCTCGTAGGTCTTCGAAGACATGCCTTGCCGGTTACAGGGAGAAGGAGAAGTTTCTGCCTGCTACTATCAGATATTTGAGTCGAAAAAAAGTTGCAATGCTGATTTTTTCTGTGCTTACAGTCTTGGCATTTTTGACAGGGTTTTTCACAATCAATAAAG AGGATGATTTCGAGAGCTTTGGTTTGCCTTTTGATGCCAGATATCTTAAAAATTCTTATGTTGCACCGTGGCTATTGCCTGGAAAAGGAGCATTCACATATAATAGTTATTCTATGACCCATAAAGTTTTTGTATGTAATGATAACACCAGTTGGGGTAGTCTCTATAATGCTTCAGTTATGAGTGATTCCTCCAGCTCAGTTACTGATTTTACCAATCCATGCAAAGACTTTGCATTCCCGCCCCCTCCTCCTGGTGATACAAGGCGAATTGGTCCACGCC CATGCCCGGTATGCTATGTCCCTGTGGAGCAGGCCATAGGTCGTATGCCCAAATTTCCATCACCATCTCCTGTTCTTCATCATATAACTTATTTTTCTGAGGAGAATTCACTGAAAACCAAACCAAATGGAGGCTCTGAGTTTGGTGGTTATCCTTCTTTAAAACAGAGGAATGAATCTTTTGAGATTAAAGAGTCGATGACTGTTCACTGTGG ATTTGTCAAGGGATGCAGACCTGGTTATAAAACTGCTTTTGACATTGATGTGGCTGACCTTGAGTTGTTGGAGCAGTTCCACGAGGTCATTGTTGCCTCTGCTATATTTG GAAACTATGACGTAATTCAGCAACCACGTAATATTGGTGAAATTGCAAAAAGAAATGTTCCCTTTTTTATGTTCGTTGATGAAGAGACCGAAACATATTTGAAAAATGTAAGCACCTTGGGCAGTGACAAGATGGTCGGGTTATGGAGGGTTATAGTTGTACACAATCTTCCTTACACTGACTCCAGAAGAAATGGAAAG GTGCCAAAGCTCTTGTTGCATAGGCTGCTACCAAAAACTCGATACTCAGTCTGGATCGATGGAAAGCTTCAGCTTGTCGTGGATCCATACCAGGTTCTTGAGAG GTTCTTGTGGCGCCAGAATGCTACTTTTGCTATATCGAGGCACTATAGACGCTTTGATGTGTTTGAAGAAGCTGAGGCAAATAAAGCTGGGATGAAATATGATAATACTTCTATTGATCgtcaaattgaattttataaacGGGAGGGTTTGACACCGTATACGACTGCTAAGCTTCCTATAACTAGTG ATGTTCCTGAAGGATGTGTAATAATAAGAGAGCACATCCCCATCACAAATCTTCTTAGCTGTCTGTGGTTCAATGAAGTTGATAGATTCACTTCAAGGGATCAGCTGAGCTTTTCAACCGTGAGGGACAAAGTTGCAGCCAAGGTTAATTGGAGTGTTGATATGTTTCTAGATTGTGAAAGACGCAATTTTGTAATACAG GCATATCACAGAGATATTTTGGAGCAAAGAGCGCATTTGGCTCTTTCAAGACCTCGAGCACCCAAGACTCGTCCTCGGCCTCTTCCTCATCCTCCGCCAACTATGTCCCACGAGAAAGGCCTTCCTATTAAAGGTGTTGTCCGACGAGGAAAAGACAAGAGACCCAGTACAAGGAGGCGACGCAGAAACCCCAAAACTATCGGAAATTTTCTTTGA